In Manis pentadactyla isolate mManPen7 chromosome 3, mManPen7.hap1, whole genome shotgun sequence, a single window of DNA contains:
- the GPR21 gene encoding probable G-protein coupled receptor 21, giving the protein MNSTLDGNQSSRPFCLLAFGYSETVDFCLLEVLIIVFLTVLIISGNIIVIFVFHCAPLLNHHNTSYFIQTMAYADLLVGVSCLVPSLSLLHYPLPVEESLSCQVFGFVVSVLKSVSMASLACISIDRYIAITKPLTYNTLVTPWRLRLCIFLIWLYSTLVFLPSFFHWGKPGYHGDVFQWCAESWHTDPYFTMFIVMMLYAPAAVTVCFTYFNIFRICQQHTKEISERQARFSSQSGETGEVQACPDKRYAMVLFRITSVFYILWLPYIIYFLLESSTGHSNRFASFLTTWLAISNSFCNCVIYSLSNSVFQRGLKRLSGAMCTSCASQTIAKDPYTVRNKGPLNGCHV; this is encoded by the coding sequence ATGAACTCTACTTTGGATGGTAATCAGAGCAGCCGCCCTTTTTGCCTCTTGGCATTTGGCTATTCAGAAACTGTCGATTTTTGCCTTTTGGAAGTATTGATTATTGTCTTTCTAACTGTATTGATTATTTCTGGCAACATCATTGTGATTTTTGTATTTCACTGTGCACCTTTGTTGAACCACCATAATACAAGTTATTTTATCCAGACTATGGCATATGCTGACCTCTTGGTTGGGGTAAGCTGCCTGGTCCCTTCTTTATCACTCCTCCACTACCCCCTTCCAGTAGAGGAGTCCTTGTCTTGCCAGGTATTTGGCTTTGTAGTATCAGTTCTGAAGAGTGTCTCCATGGCCTCTCTGGCTTGTATCAGCATTGATAGATACATTGCTATCACTAAACCTTTAACCTACAATACCCTGGTCACACCCTGGAGACTACGCCTGTGTATTTTTCTGATTTGGCTATACTCCACCCTGgtcttcctgccttcctttttcCACTGGGGCAAACCTGGATATCATGGAGATGTGTTTCAGTGGTGTGCAGAATCCTGGCACACTGACCCCTACTTCACCATGTTCATCGTGATGATGTTATATGCCCCGGCAGCCGTCACTGTGTGCTTCACCTATTTCAACATCTTCCGCATCTGCCAACAGCACACTAAAGAAATCAGCGAAAGGCAAGCCCGCTTCAGCAGCCAGAGTGGGGAGACTGGGGAGGTGCAGGCGTGTCCCGATAAGCGCTATGCTATGGTACTGTTCCGAATTACTAGTGTATTTTACATCCTCTGGTTGCCATACATTATCTACTTCTTATTGGAGAGCTCCACTGGCCACAGCAACCGCTTTGCATCCTTCTTAACCACCTGGCTTGCTATTAGTAACAGTTTCTGCAACTGTGTAATTTATAGTCTCTCTAACAGTGTCTTCCAAAGGGGACTAAAGCGCCTCTCAGGGGCCATGTGTACTTCTTGTGCAAGTCAGACCATAGCTAAGGACCCTTACACAGTTAGGAATAAAGGTCCCCTTAATGGATGCCATGTCTGA